AATCCCTGCAAAATGAAGAAAAGTGCGCTTGGTCAGGGATTAGTCCGGAGTCTAGCGAGTTGCACCGGCGGCTCGGGGACATCATCCGGGCGTACAGCAAGACCAAAGGAATTCATGTGTTCGTTGGAAACGAGGCGACGAGTCAGAGCGGCCTCGGGGAAAGCGGTATGGGTTGCTCGCTCGAGAACTCGAGCCATGGAGTGGCCTGGGCGTTGCTGTTGGCACGCAAAATACGAAACAAAACAGATGCATACAATACCTTGACCCACGAGCTTGGCCACGTCCTCGGGTTGAATCACGGAACCCAGCCCGACGAGATCTTCCAGCTTCTGGGAGGTGGATTGCCAAGGCATAGCGCGCTATTTTCGCGGATTAGGGCAAATGCTGAACAAATCGGTTGGTAGTGGATCGTGGATCCGCGCACGCGAGCGGCTTGCCCGTCGTGTTTTGAGCAGATGTGTATGGGCCGTCTGCATGCCGGTGCTCGGGGGTTGCTCCGCTGCCCATGGGACCTTGCCGGATGCTGGCGGTGCCGCGGGCTCGAGCCTGGGTATGCCTCTGGTCGTGGAGCCCTGGGGCACGACGGTAGACGCGGGTGGAGGAGCCAGC
This region of Pseudomonadota bacterium genomic DNA includes:
- a CDS encoding matrixin family metalloprotease; amino-acid sequence: SLQNEEKCAWSGISPESSELHRRLGDIIRAYSKTKGIHVFVGNEATSQSGLGESGMGCSLENSSHGVAWALLLARKIRNKTDAYNTLTHELGHVLGLNHGTQPDEIFQLLGGGLPRHSALFSRIRANAEQIGW